In Halobaculum sp. XH14, a single genomic region encodes these proteins:
- a CDS encoding competence/damage-inducible protein A, with product MNAAIVTVGDELLMGDTENTNATWLSGRLNERGVSVERVTTVPDRLADIARVVNEYRAEYDAVLVTGGIGPTHDDVTMAGVAAAFGRDLVENAEALDWLTEHGGYAAAELNDGTAALPAGARPLHNGAGVAPGCVLESVYVFPGVPDEMEAMFDGVASEFSGQVTYTEFVAVDEPESTLVDRLGALREAFDVSVGSYPGEHVRVKLTAGERGEAERAAAWLRERVDPVEN from the coding sequence CATGGGCGACACCGAGAACACGAACGCCACGTGGCTTTCCGGCCGGCTCAACGAGCGGGGCGTGTCGGTCGAGCGCGTCACGACGGTCCCCGACCGGCTCGCGGACATCGCCCGCGTCGTCAACGAGTACCGGGCCGAGTACGACGCCGTCCTCGTCACCGGCGGCATCGGCCCGACCCACGACGACGTGACGATGGCCGGCGTGGCGGCCGCCTTCGGCCGCGACCTCGTCGAGAACGCCGAGGCGCTCGACTGGCTCACCGAACACGGCGGCTACGCGGCGGCCGAGTTGAACGACGGGACGGCGGCGCTCCCCGCGGGCGCCCGGCCGTTGCACAACGGGGCGGGCGTCGCGCCGGGCTGCGTGCTCGAATCCGTGTACGTCTTCCCGGGCGTCCCCGACGAGATGGAGGCGATGTTCGACGGCGTCGCCTCCGAGTTCTCGGGGCAGGTGACCTACACGGAGTTCGTCGCGGTCGACGAACCCGAGTCCACGCTGGTCGACCGCCTAGGGGCGCTCCGCGAGGCGTTCGACGTCTCCGTCGGCTCGTACCCGGGCGAACACGTCAGGGTGAAGCTGACCGCCGGCGAGCGGGGCGAGGCCGAGCGCGCGGCGGCGTGGCTCCGCGAGCGTGTCGATCCGGTCGAGAACTGA